In a genomic window of Pseudomonas oryzihabitans:
- a CDS encoding MFS transporter produces MTLNNNHRWKVLGVGIAANASFSSLVGGLPATAVYLRTSYQLDDSELGMVLGVLGLGIAASEIPWGLLTDRWGDRPVLLMGLFSSAVALSMLALLASLAPVVMLLAAGLFAVGLLGSSVNGASGRAILAWFREGERGLAMSLRQTAVPGGYALGAILLPWLAHSYGFVEVFAASAALCLLSGLFAWAWLFEPDFTSPARAKEIPASKGPLYDPAVWRIVLAIGLLCAPQFAILTYAAVFLHDVGGVDIRFVSATLAIIQAGAIISRIWSGYWTDRHDNRRSYLKRCAWLSALAFLVLGISVSALSTTALSTVPLANWVTITVMIVAGITVSAWHGVAYTELATLAGTQRAGTALAMGNTCVFVMLFLTPIAVAALASRLSWAAVWLAAAGCALASVPLFPRAGKRQALELTSA; encoded by the coding sequence ATGACCCTGAACAACAATCACCGCTGGAAAGTCCTGGGCGTCGGGATTGCCGCCAACGCCAGCTTCTCCAGTCTGGTCGGCGGTCTTCCCGCGACCGCGGTATACCTGCGCACCTCCTACCAGTTGGATGACAGTGAACTCGGTATGGTGCTGGGCGTACTAGGACTGGGCATTGCTGCCAGCGAGATCCCCTGGGGCCTGCTCACCGACCGCTGGGGAGACCGTCCGGTATTGCTGATGGGCTTGTTCAGCTCGGCCGTGGCCTTGTCGATGCTGGCGCTGCTCGCTTCCCTGGCGCCTGTGGTCATGCTGCTGGCGGCCGGCCTGTTCGCGGTGGGCCTACTGGGCAGCAGCGTCAACGGTGCCAGCGGTCGCGCGATCCTGGCTTGGTTCCGGGAGGGCGAGCGCGGCCTGGCCATGAGCCTGCGCCAGACCGCCGTACCGGGCGGCTATGCCCTGGGCGCGATCTTGCTGCCCTGGCTGGCGCACAGCTATGGCTTCGTCGAGGTTTTCGCAGCCTCCGCTGCGCTGTGCCTACTGTCAGGTCTCTTCGCCTGGGCGTGGCTGTTCGAGCCTGATTTCACTAGCCCTGCCAGGGCCAAAGAGATCCCGGCCAGCAAGGGGCCGCTATACGATCCCGCGGTCTGGCGGATCGTCCTGGCCATCGGCCTACTCTGCGCGCCGCAATTCGCCATCCTTACCTATGCAGCGGTATTCCTGCATGACGTTGGCGGGGTCGACATCAGGTTCGTCTCCGCCACCCTCGCGATCATCCAGGCGGGTGCCATTATCAGCCGCATCTGGAGCGGCTACTGGACCGACAGGCATGACAACCGCCGTTCCTACCTCAAGCGCTGCGCCTGGCTGAGCGCTCTTGCCTTCCTGGTGTTGGGCATCAGCGTCAGTGCGCTCAGTACCACTGCTCTAAGCACCGTACCTCTGGCCAACTGGGTGACTATCACGGTGATGATCGTGGCCGGCATCACCGTATCGGCCTGGCATGGTGTCGCCTACACCGAGCTGGCCACCCTGGCCGGTACCCAGCGCGCCGGGACAGCCTTGGCCATGGGTAACACCTGCGTGTTCGTCATGCTGTTTCTCACGCCCATCGCGGTGGCGGCCCTGGCGAGTCGACTGTCTTGGGCAGCGGTATGGCTGGCGGCGGCTGGCTGCGCCCTGGCCAGCGTGCCGTTGTTTCCAAGGGCTGGGAAACGTCAGGCGCTGGAGCTGACGTCTGCGTAA